The following is a genomic window from Candidatus Caldatribacterium sp..
GCGCACATGTATAATACTTCTACCGTCAATGGATGGAGGTCGCAGGCCTTGCAAGAGTTTGTCTCGAGAAATGTTCCTCTCCCGGCATATGCTCAGCTTAAGAATATCCTTAAAGCCAGAGTCGAGTCGGGATTTTATGGCCCTACTCTTCCCTCTGAGGCGGAGCTAGCAAGGCAATACCATGTGAGCAAGCATACCGTAAGAAGAGCTCTTTTAGAGCTTGAGAAAGAGGGAACAATCATCAAAAGGAGGGGAAAGGTAGCTGTAACTGTTAAGGGTGAGAATTTCTTCCGAGAGTATGCTCGTGAGCTTCTAAGTTTTACCGAAGAAATGAGGCGCAAGGGCTTAGTCCCTTCTTCTAAGGTTCTCAGGTTTGAAAAAATATTGCCGGATTCAGAGGTTTGCAAGATGCTCAACCTTAAAGAAGGAGAAGAAGTGGTTGTTCTTGAACGAGTTCGTTATGGGAGTGGCGAACCGTTCAACATAGGGACATCGTTTCTACCTTACAAGATGGTCCCCGATATTTTCTCCTTTGATTTTGGTGAAGAA
Proteins encoded in this region:
- a CDS encoding GntR family transcriptional regulator; protein product: MQEFVSRNVPLPAYAQLKNILKARVESGFYGPTLPSEAELARQYHVSKHTVRRALLELEKEGTIIKRRGKVAVTVKGENFFREYARELLSFTEEMRRKGLVPSSKVLRFEKILPDSEVCKMLNLKEGEEVVVLERVRYGSGEPFNIGTSFLPYKMVPDIFSFDFGEESLHHVLRTYYGIELVMADESFEPAMPTPAEAQLLHIPRSMPILLMKGVIYSIEGTPVEYFHLKFRGDKARFSVRVFRKS